Proteins from a single region of Trichoderma asperellum chromosome 3, complete sequence:
- the RPB10 gene encoding DNA-directed RNA Polymerase II subunit L → MIIPIRCFSCGKVTGDLWERYLQLIADPRKTDGDAMDELGLKRYCCRRMIMTHVDLIEKLLKYTPDGRNEKKQRLNESA, encoded by the exons ATGATTATTCCCATCCGCTGCTTCTCTTGTGGAAAG GTCACTGGCGACCTTTGGGAGCGCTATCTCCAGCTGATTGCAGACCCGCGCAAGACCGATGG CGATGCCATGGATGAGCTAGGTCTGAAGCGCTACTGCTGCCGACGCATGATCATGACACACGTCGACCTCATCGAGAAGCTTCTAAA GTACACTCCCGACGGACGCAAcgaaaagaagcagagattGAACGAGTCGGCATAA
- a CDS encoding uncharacterized protein (EggNog:ENOG41): MALEAPLRSSAGSLQFKFSHPEDMSATSESDGVRSPYRIMSSPPPATDSSSLRPDSIHHRLSSQSMHVLSPSDIVGPSPVTSNGTETTEIEDDVADDVELDQVANENHYRQHSDVFMLTTNLPDIVRQGNPEEAVSVIHAPESFASWASSEPSAKSITSTERSSPKGDGASQPSSTGTFNSPPSHPTRPPISTDVKPVRYSLDSATPRAQDLQDMLVDGSRLRSSSTSSLEKIDEQTEAEGDDDDEEPFPHVPQVADEIGDLRTLLHESWTLCNTLANLSSMHRPRAFRDSGTPDAVERAWRACWKLCHRLYDNQDEDPAYLSVKFNLDLCRDFCQALFDVREKKDELADSVLRVSFELNNHLYSAQDNRTLPEEFRERTLDFYITLCHRLMKQRIELVGKTDQLLGACWTLAEMLFSLRQNRLECKPPDSELLLSTVQACWGLGDLFKDSWTKVTTDRNTPRPSHASFFSQPSDQTGRESRQSNRSSRHSKQVSIKSVHQEERPRKPPPVPETPVTEFEDTPISPESRSPQMPNLLVLGPSSDNGRGGRWSSSASNLSSFSHSSNRTSSTATTTNAAEDPNVTRAKILVLRAAMNVGFDRETISDPKTAPALLQNFVQTLPGDSFGPLPRDTALLQQYKNSVLMDAFIPRNHSMPSRGKRVSAVDMAKSVQTLANNSPRYAYLRELFRFVFNFPVEEVESRRHTSIAI, translated from the exons ATGGCCCTCGAAGCGCCGCTACGATCATCCGCCGGCAGCCTCCAGTTCAAATTTAGCCACCCCGAAGACATGTCTGCGACGTCCGAATCCGATGGAGTCAGGTCTCCGTACAGAATCAT GTCTTCTCCCCCGCCTGCCACTgactcttcttctcttcggcCTGACTCTATTCACCATCGCTTATCGTCCCAATCGATGCACGTATTGAGCCCCAGTGATATTGTCGGGCCATCTCCTGTAACATCCAACGGCACCGAGACTACTGAGATAGAAGATGACGTTGCCGACGATGTCGAGCTAGATCAGGTAGCGAACGAGAACCATTATCGTCAGCATTCAGAT GTGTTCATGCTTACCACCAATCTCCCGGATATTGTTCGCCAAGGTAATCCTGAAGAAGCTGTCTCGGTTATCCATGCTCCGGAGAGCTTTGCTAGTTGG GCGTCCAGCGAGCCTTCCGCCAAATCAATTACATCCACTGAAAGATCATCACCTAAGGGAGATGGCGCCAGCCAACCTTCTTCTACCGGGACTTTTAATAGC CCACCCAGCCACCCTACTCGCCCTCCCATCTCCACTGATGTCAAACCTGTGCGATATAGTCTAGATAGCGCCACTCCAAGGGCACAGGACCTGCAAGATATGCTTGTTGATGGTAGCCGGTTGCGCTCTAGCAGTACCAGCAGCCTTGAAA AAATCGATGAGCAGACCGAGGCcgagggcgatgatgacgatgaagaaccCTTCCCTCATGTACCCCAAGTGGCTGATGAGATTGGCGATTTGCGAACTCTCCTTCACGAATCTTGGACTCTGTGTAATACTCTAGCCAACCTAAGCTCAATGCACAGACCGAGAGCTTTTAGAGATTCAGGAACTCCTGATGCCGTCGAAAGAGCGTGGAGAGCGTGTTGGAAGCTCTGCCATCGGCTCTATGACAACCAGGATGAAGACCCAGCGTATCTAAGCGTCAAGTTCAACCTAGACCTGTGCCGTGATTTCTGCCAGGCTTTGTTCGATGTTCGCGAGAAAAAAGACGAGCTGGCGGACTCTGTGCTAAGAGTTAGTTTTGAGTTGAATAATCA CTTATACAGCGCACAAGACAATCGAACCCTCCCAGAGGAGTTCAGGGAACGCACTCTCGACTTCTACATCACGCTGTGTCATCGCCTAATGAAACAGCGTATTGAGCTCGTTGGTAAAACTGATCAACTCCTCGGGGCTTGCTGGACGCTTGCAGAAATGCTGTTCAGTCTGCGTCAGAATAGATTGGAGTGTAAGCCTCCAGACAGCGAATTGCTCCTCTCTACGGTTCAAGCATGCTGGGGCCTGGGCGACCTATTCAAAGACAGCTGGACAAAGGTGACTACAGATAGAAACACCCCTCGGCCCTCACAtgcgagcttcttctctcagcCCTCAGACCAAACTGGACGTGAAAGCCGGCAGTCAAACCGCTCGTCACGTCACTCAAAGCAAGTAAGCATTAAGAGCGTCCATCAAGAAGAGCGGCCGCGGAAACCCCCACCAGTCCCCGAGACCCCAGTCACAGAATTCGAGGATACCCCAATCTCTCCAGAAAGCCGCTCCCCCCAAATGCCCAATCTTCTAGTACTTGGTCCTTCCAGTGACAACGGCCGAGGTGGAAGGTGGTCCAGTAGTGCTTCGAACCTGTCAAGCTTCTCTCACAGCAGCAATAGGACTTCGAGCACCGCGACCACAACCAATGCAGCTGAAGATCCCAACGTTACACGGGCTAAAATTCTAGTTCTCCGAGCCGCGATGAATGTTGGATTCGACCGTGAAACCATTTCCGACCCAAAGACAGCACCTGCTCTACTGCAAAACTTTGTACAAACCCTACCAGGAGACTCGTTTGGTCCTCTTCCAAGAGATACTGCTCTCCTTCAGCAGTACAAGAATTCCGTCCTCATGGACGCATTTATTCCTCGCAACCATTCAATGCCCTCGCGTGGCAAGCGCGTCTCAGCCGTGGATATGGCTAAGAGCGTCCAAACGTTGGCCAATAACTCGCCTCGCTATGCATACCTGAGGGAGCTTTTTAGATTTGTCTTCAACTTCCCTGTTGAGGAAGTTGAATCTCGACGACACACCAGCATTGCGATTTAA
- a CDS encoding uncharacterized protein (EggNog:ENOG41): MAQTPILNTTTAMPYTQLSYPVSNSTMAFSPLMVQTGYRPHFFHSQSTPGSRM; encoded by the exons ATGGCCCAGACCCCTATTCTGAACACGACAACCGCCATGCCGTATACGCAACTCTCATACCCAGTGAGCAATTCGACGATGGCCTTTTCGCCTTTGATGGTGCAAACTGGATACCGGCCTCATTTTTTCCACAGTCAATCGACTCCTGGATC GCGCATGTGA
- a CDS encoding uncharacterized protein (EggNog:ENOG41), with translation MYERVIIRQKGNLHWTFWKGSLILEFTVIVLFEYNKYQTGGQENTSQKSKIVMVGAAQYQDKEIDWVLSAVVSKKKQSYIQAHFKEKFGRALNHNQIRYIKNKYGKDPRFNSPLVNIRAPVRATTPEPDGSSDHEDGETQGNAIAFENQKEAGPSMATEVEQNEPEDDDMTATHPKRKRGSHEQGDALER, from the exons ATGTATGAGCG CGTCATCATTAGGCAGAAAGGTAACTTGCACTGGACCTTCTGGAAAGGAAGCCTGATCCTTGAATTCACTGTGATAGTCTTATTTGAGTATAACAAATACCAAACAGGAGGCCAAGAGAACACGTCACAGAAATCAAAGATAGTCATGGTTGGCGCAGCGCAGTACCAGGACAAGGAGATCGACTGGGTTCTCTCCGCTGTTGTtagcaagaagaaacaatCATATATCCAGGCTCACTTCAAAGAGAAGTTTGGCCGTGCATTGAACCACAACCAGATCCGCTATATCAAGAACAAATACGGCAAAGATCCTAGGTTCAA TAGCCCGTTGGTGAATATTCGTGCTCCTGTGAGAGCCACAACTCCCGAGCCAGACGGCTCGAGCGATCATGAAGATGGTGAAACACAGGGGAATGCAATTGCCTTCGAAAACCAAAAGGAAGCTGGGCCTTCGATGGCCACAGAAGTGGAGCAGAATGAGCcagaggatgatgatatgACAGCAACGCATCCGAAACGCAAGAGAGGTAGCCATGAGCAAGGAGATGCGCTCGAAAGGTAA
- a CDS encoding uncharacterized protein (EggNog:ENOG41), protein MALAPEDFPQMWQRPTYEELIGILESLELSPPVWNHRQQRSDIIAQQESLATQRKAEVTRYLSSIIKSPLAWINDYDKQEALWELASKRMSERCGRTAMGEVTRRWPFEGDGAACEPFELIIKEPALTGDSLGFKTWGSSYVLSSYLPRLAATSLFKIFDETLGQPPPTVLELGSGTGLLGVAAAAFWQTHVILSDLPNIVPNLKDNMEKNKDLVESRGGSMSVGPLTWGGEEDEIDQELFGEPFQFKVVLVADPLYDDDHPALLASAICQNLALGSESRAVVMVPMRDETTRGLLESFKQAMLDLETPLFLEEEKKLDGEDDWGEDEDEGQVECWLGVFSRGGSPLTA, encoded by the exons ATGGCTCTCGCACCGGAGGACTTCCCGCAGATGTGGCAGCGGCCAACTTATGAAGAGCTCATTGGCATTCTCGAGAGCCTAGAATTGAGCCCTCCTGTATGGAACCACAGACAGCAACGGTCAGACATTATTGCGCAGCAAGAATCGCTCGCCACTCAGCGCAAGGCGGAGGTGACTCGCTACCTTTCATCCATCATAAAGAGCCCTCTGGCATGGATCAACGACTACGACAAGCAAGAAGCTTTGTGGGAGTTGGCGAGCAAACGCATGTCTGAGAGATGTGGCCGGACTGCCATGGGCGAGGTGACGAGACGGTGGCCATTTGAAGGCGATGGTGCTGCATGTGAGCCTTTTGAGCTGATCATTAAAGAGCCTGCTCTGACGGGTGACTCGCTTGGGTTTAAGACATGGGGCTCGTCGTATGTGCTGTCAAGCTATTTGCCTCGACTTGCTGCAACTTCGCTGTTCAAGATCTTTGACGAGACTCTTGGTCAGCCTCCTCCTACAGTTCTGGAGCTTGGTTCAGGAACTGGTTTGCTGGGcgtggcggcagcagcattttgGCAGACACATGTGATCCTAAGTGATTTGCCGAATATTGTGCCCAACCTCAAGGACAATATGGAGAAGAATAAGGATCTGGTGGAGTCTCGAGGAGGCTCGATGTCTGTTGGCCCACTTACATGgggcggagaagaagacgagatcGATCAAGAACTTTTTGGCGAACCTTTTCAGTTCAAG GTCGTCCTCGTTGCTGATCCCCTGTATGACGATGACCATCCTGCGCTTCTGGCTTCAGCAATCTGCCAGAATCTTGCTCTCGGCTCGGAATCCAGGGCGGTTGTCATGGTTCCTatgagagacgagacgacGCGTGGGCTCTTGGAGTCTTTCAAGCAGGCCATGTTGGATCTTGAGACACCGCTGTTccttgaggaagagaagaaattgGATGGTGAGGATGACTGgggcgaggacgaggacgagggccAAGTGGAATGCTGGCTGGGAGTCTTTTCTCGCGGCGGATCTCCTTTGACGGCATAA